The following coding sequences lie in one Aquabacterium olei genomic window:
- the glgX gene encoding glycogen debranching protein GlgX, with translation MSGGTLRVGRPWPLGATWDGNGINFALFSSAAERVDLCVFDAPEDATARITWPLAHRTGHIWHGYLPEAGPGTLYGWRVHGPYAPEQGSRNNAAKLLIDPYARVLRGALPWSQAHYAYDLEDDDGDLSFNNEDSAGVMPKCEVIDEAYDWEGDTLLHTPWRDTVICELHVKGYTQRHPDVPPALRGTYAGLATEPVIAHLKSLGVTAVELLPVHAFVDDHRLTAMGKRNFWGYNTLGFFAPEMRYSATGEVNEFKDMVKRLHRAGIEVLLDVVYNHTAEGNHLGPTLSLRGIDNAAYYRLAHDRRYHVDFTGTGNTLDTHHPMALRLVMDSLRYWVTQMHVDGFRFDLATALARGGGTADYDIRSSFFAAVAQDPVLSQVKLIAEPWDLGHGGYRVGGFPTGWAEWNGRYRDDVRAYWRGDEGALPAFARRLSGSADLYQHDGRRPVDSINLVTVHDGFTLRDLVSYNEKHNEDNGEGNRDGESHNLSWNCGVEGETHDEAVLALRARQQRNFLATLFLSHGTPLLLGGDELGRTQQGNNNAYCQDNELSWVDWTEARHHPLKAFVARLAALRRSLPALRRTDFLTGLPGPDGRKDLTWFNSAGLEMSADEWHNPAARSACAIWCGQQTDERDAQGRPQPCESVLMIVNAYHDRLRFALPAYRSDAWTVVLDTAAPEGEPPRREWHAGERYPVAGRSLVLMTQSHSETA, from the coding sequence ATGAGTGGCGGGACCTTGCGCGTGGGGCGCCCCTGGCCGCTGGGTGCCACCTGGGACGGCAATGGCATCAACTTCGCGTTGTTCAGCAGCGCGGCAGAGCGGGTGGACCTGTGCGTGTTCGACGCGCCGGAAGACGCGACCGCGCGGATCACCTGGCCGCTCGCCCACCGCACCGGTCACATCTGGCACGGCTACCTGCCCGAGGCCGGGCCGGGCACGCTGTACGGGTGGCGCGTGCACGGCCCTTATGCGCCCGAGCAGGGCTCGCGCAACAACGCCGCCAAGCTGCTCATCGACCCGTATGCGCGCGTTCTTCGGGGTGCGCTGCCCTGGTCGCAAGCCCATTACGCCTACGACCTCGAAGACGACGACGGCGATCTCTCGTTCAACAACGAAGACAGCGCCGGCGTGATGCCCAAGTGCGAAGTCATCGACGAGGCCTACGACTGGGAGGGCGACACCCTGCTGCACACGCCGTGGCGCGACACAGTGATCTGCGAACTGCACGTGAAGGGCTACACGCAGCGCCATCCGGACGTGCCGCCCGCCTTGCGGGGCACGTACGCCGGCCTGGCGACCGAGCCGGTCATCGCGCACCTGAAGTCGCTGGGGGTGACGGCCGTCGAGCTGCTGCCGGTGCATGCCTTCGTGGACGACCACCGGCTCACGGCCATGGGCAAGCGCAATTTCTGGGGCTACAACACGCTGGGCTTTTTCGCGCCCGAGATGCGCTACAGCGCCACCGGCGAGGTCAACGAGTTCAAGGACATGGTCAAGCGCCTGCACCGCGCGGGCATCGAGGTGCTGCTGGACGTCGTCTACAACCACACGGCCGAAGGCAACCATCTGGGCCCGACGCTCTCGCTGCGGGGCATCGACAACGCCGCGTACTACCGTCTGGCCCACGACCGCCGCTACCACGTCGACTTCACCGGCACCGGCAATACGCTGGACACGCACCACCCGATGGCCCTGCGCCTCGTGATGGACAGCCTGCGTTACTGGGTGACGCAGATGCATGTCGACGGCTTCCGGTTCGACCTGGCCACGGCGCTGGCACGCGGCGGCGGCACGGCCGACTACGACATCCGCAGCAGCTTCTTCGCGGCCGTGGCCCAGGACCCGGTGCTCAGCCAGGTCAAGCTGATCGCCGAGCCCTGGGACCTCGGACACGGTGGCTACCGCGTGGGCGGCTTTCCCACCGGCTGGGCCGAATGGAACGGGCGATACCGGGACGACGTGCGCGCCTACTGGCGGGGCGATGAAGGCGCCCTGCCCGCTTTTGCCCGCCGGCTGAGCGGCTCGGCCGACCTGTATCAGCACGATGGCCGCCGCCCGGTCGACAGCATCAACCTGGTGACGGTACACGACGGCTTCACCCTGCGTGACCTCGTCAGCTACAACGAGAAGCACAACGAGGACAACGGCGAGGGCAACCGCGATGGCGAATCCCACAACCTCAGCTGGAACTGCGGTGTGGAGGGCGAGACCCACGATGAGGCAGTGCTGGCCCTGCGCGCGCGGCAACAACGCAACTTCCTGGCCACGCTGTTTCTTTCGCATGGCACGCCCCTGCTGCTGGGCGGTGACGAACTGGGGCGCACCCAGCAAGGCAACAACAACGCCTACTGCCAGGACAACGAACTGAGCTGGGTGGACTGGACCGAAGCCCGGCACCACCCACTCAAGGCCTTTGTGGCCCGCCTCGCGGCACTGCGGCGCAGCCTGCCGGCCTTGCGCCGCACCGATTTCCTGACCGGGCTGCCGGGCCCTGACGGCCGCAAGGACCTGACCTGGTTCAACTCCGCCGGGCTCGAGATGAGTGCCGACGAATGGCACAACCCCGCGGCACGCAGCGCATGCGCCATCTGGTGCGGTCAGCAGACCGACGAACGCGACGCGCAGGGCCGCCCGCAGCCGTGCGAGAGCGTGCTCATGATCGTCAACGCCTACCACGACCGCCTGCGCTTTGCCCTCCCCGCTTATCGCAGCGATGCCTGGACGGTCGTGCTCGACACCGCTGCCCCCGAGGGGGAACCGCCCCGCCGCGAATGGCACGCCGGTGAGCGCTATCCCGTGGCGGGCCGCTCTCTGGTCCTGATGACCCAATCCCACTCGGAAACAGCATGA
- the treZ gene encoding malto-oligosyltrehalose trehalohydrolase: protein MKRACHHMPYGATLLPQGGVAFRLWAPAPLPIDLLVYQPDGSEQAIPCQPDALGWREAIVPGAGPGTRYHWQVHGPAGPIRVPDPASRWNPEGVDGPSEVVDPQRFRWDEDWRGRPWCEAVLYELHVGTFTPEGTYAAAEAHLADLAEDGITCIQLMPLAAFPGRFGWGYDGVLPFAPHAPYGSPDELKAFVRAAHRLGLMVMLDVVYNHFGPQGNHLSLYAPAFFTDRHQTPWGAGPNFDGPESAAVRGFFLHNALYWLEEYQLDGLRFDAVHAILDDSSPDIMETISIRARAACAGRQVHLVLENDHNDSRRLAAAGTAGRFDAQWSGDAHHALHVWLTGEREGYYAEYASAPLPMLAQSLSQGFAMVGAPHLANEAQQADNPRRRATEAVPLSCTVNFLLNHDQIGNRAHGERLHALVDEAPMRLAVAMLILSPSPPLLFMGEERGARTPFLYFADWQGELRDAVVAGRRREFAHFSAFRDEAARAGIPDPCDEATWRRCQLDWLEADSEPARRWRAWYRALLTVRHDALHPTLHRLARAGHSGEVIDGRALDIRWRFENAFGVPARWLQMQANLSAQPLLLAPEGDAADIARATPLFDVGDVSPAQLGPWSGRWRWLPAD, encoded by the coding sequence ATGAAGCGCGCCTGTCACCACATGCCTTACGGGGCAACGCTGCTGCCGCAGGGGGGCGTGGCCTTCCGTCTCTGGGCGCCTGCGCCCTTGCCGATCGATCTGCTGGTCTACCAGCCTGATGGCAGCGAGCAGGCCATTCCCTGTCAGCCCGACGCGCTGGGTTGGCGGGAGGCCATCGTGCCCGGCGCCGGACCGGGCACCCGGTATCACTGGCAGGTGCACGGGCCAGCCGGCCCCATCCGCGTGCCGGACCCGGCTTCACGCTGGAACCCGGAGGGCGTGGACGGCCCCAGCGAGGTGGTCGACCCCCAGCGCTTTCGATGGGATGAGGACTGGCGCGGCCGCCCCTGGTGCGAGGCGGTGCTGTACGAACTGCACGTCGGCACCTTCACGCCCGAGGGCACCTATGCCGCAGCCGAGGCGCATCTGGCAGATCTGGCCGAAGACGGCATCACCTGCATTCAGCTCATGCCACTGGCCGCGTTCCCGGGGCGCTTTGGCTGGGGCTATGACGGCGTGCTGCCGTTCGCACCGCATGCACCCTACGGATCACCCGACGAGCTCAAGGCCTTCGTGCGGGCGGCGCACCGCCTCGGCCTGATGGTGATGCTGGACGTGGTCTACAACCACTTCGGCCCGCAGGGCAACCACCTGTCGCTGTACGCACCGGCGTTCTTCACGGACCGACACCAGACCCCGTGGGGCGCCGGGCCGAACTTCGACGGGCCCGAGTCGGCCGCAGTGCGCGGCTTCTTCCTCCACAACGCGCTGTACTGGCTGGAAGAGTACCAACTCGACGGTCTGCGGTTCGACGCGGTGCACGCCATCCTCGACGACAGCAGCCCGGACATCATGGAAACGATCTCGATTCGGGCGCGCGCAGCCTGTGCCGGGCGACAGGTGCACCTGGTACTGGAGAACGATCACAACGACTCAAGGCGGCTGGCGGCAGCCGGGACCGCCGGGCGCTTCGACGCCCAGTGGAGTGGCGACGCCCACCACGCGCTGCATGTCTGGCTCACGGGCGAGCGGGAAGGCTATTACGCCGAGTACGCCAGCGCGCCGCTGCCGATGCTGGCTCAGTCGTTGAGCCAGGGCTTTGCCATGGTGGGGGCCCCGCATCTCGCCAACGAGGCGCAACAGGCCGACAACCCGCGGCGCCGCGCCACCGAAGCCGTGCCGCTGTCGTGCACCGTGAACTTCCTGCTCAACCACGATCAGATCGGCAACCGGGCGCATGGCGAGCGGCTGCATGCCCTGGTGGACGAGGCCCCGATGCGGCTGGCCGTGGCCATGCTGATCCTGTCCCCATCGCCGCCCCTGCTGTTCATGGGTGAGGAGCGCGGGGCCCGCACGCCGTTTCTCTACTTTGCCGACTGGCAGGGCGAGTTGCGTGACGCGGTCGTGGCCGGGCGCCGCCGGGAGTTCGCCCATTTCAGCGCCTTTCGCGACGAAGCCGCCCGCGCGGGCATCCCCGATCCGTGCGACGAAGCCACCTGGCGCCGCTGCCAGCTCGACTGGTTGGAGGCCGACTCCGAGCCCGCACGCCGATGGCGAGCCTGGTATCGCGCGCTCCTCACAGTCCGGCACGACGCGTTGCACCCCACACTGCACCGCCTGGCACGAGCGGGTCATTCTGGCGAGGTGATCGACGGCCGTGCACTCGACATCCGCTGGCGGTTCGAGAACGCCTTCGGCGTCCCGGCCAGGTGGTTGCAGATGCAGGCGAACCTGTCCGCGCAGCCGCTGTTGCTTGCCCCCGAGGGCGATGCGGCCGACATCGCGCGGGCCACGCCTCTGTTCGACGTGGGTGACGTGAGCCCGGCGCAACTCGGCCCCTGGTCGGGGCGATGGCGCTGGCTGCCTGCTGACTGA
- a CDS encoding malto-oligosyltrehalose synthase gives MDPTLPLLMELGDACGLQPTYTDYWGHKRTLGEPALRHFLGAMGCDGGDEAALRATLAQHRQTREAQSLSPVCVRRRRGTPVLELGEQGRAATTWQLQLEHGGYQAGPVQDGAIHWPEWPPEGYHRLSVHDAAGAILLETELVLCPPRAFVPESLDQGQRWWGPVVQLYALRSERNWGMGDFGDLRQLIDQAAEQGAGFVGLSPLHALFPHDPNRASPYSPSHRATLNTLYIDVEAVPDFEACEQARLQVRSAAFQRKLHALRQAAHIDHAGVATAKQGVLRLLYAHFRRHHLERDTPRSRAFKAFVERGGRPLWLQARFDTLQSMAHGRDPHAWGWMQWPPEWQDADGPTARALTDEHRVEVEWHLYLQWLADTQLAQAARHARQRGMPLGLYLDVAVGVNEGGAETWGDPSLFAMGVHIGAPPEEYNPAGQDWGLPPMVPQALKTRGHAPIIEMLRAVMRHAGALRLDHVMALSRLFWVPPEQGAAAGTYMSYPLEDLLGLLALESHRHRCLVVGEDLGTVPDGFREQLGEAGVLSYCPLYFERRDDGQFRPPGEWKKQALAVVGTHDLPPLRAWWRGDDIETRARLNLFPSDDQRRQQVIGRAHERVALLLLLEAEGLWPQGSSINPAGIDDGDPRFTEAVCTLVGRSQAMLAGVQLEDIVQQLEQVNVPSTTEEQHPNWRVKLPVTLEDLRRDARWRDVAQAMRAARPRPDSPAHALDALPSLDTARIPRATYRVQFHAGMRFEQAREAVPYLARLGIGHLYASPYLKARAGSTHGYDITDHQALNPEVGDAEAHAALCDVLARHGMGQLLDIVPNHMGVLEADNPWWLDVLECGPASVHATAFDIEWAPPEPELHGRVLLPVLGDQYGKVLESGELQVRFDPDHGEFAVHYYAHRFPVDPRDYPTILALALPVPTAGSEATLAAVQSAVDAFAQLPDRNDADPASRARRQRDKGLLKQQWATHHAAHDWVRLWVDGALQVLNGRPGDPSSFDALHALLQRQAYRLAFWRVAGDDVNYRRFFDVSTLAAVRMEDEAVFEATHRKVFAWLDEGRIDGLRIDHPDGLSDPAAYFRRLQARHAAQQVARDEPARALYVAVEKILAEHERIPADWPVHGGTGYRFANVVNGLFVDGRREAEMNAAYASFIRTMPDFDAILRDSKRLIMATSLASDLQIVTEALHRVAVMDRRTCDFTRKRLREALTEVAIGHPVYRTYIGEPGVSAVDERHVAWACADARRHSTASEISAIDFVQDVLMQAPHEADPARRAAMLAFVRRWQQFTAPVMAKAMEDTAFYRYHRLLSLNEVGGDPRRYGMSVAAFHGANLARVRHTPHAMLATSTHDSKRSEDVRARLNVLSEMPDQWAAALGRWQTMNRALAERIDARVDPQDEYLLYQTLVGIWPFEPPDQAVLDGLRERVQAYMLKALREAKCHTSWVNPNLEHEGDLARFIDRVLGALEPNPFLKDLQAFVTPVAQQGVVNSLNQLLLKMTVPGVPDIYQGCETWQFNLVDPDNRRPVDFPAMQALLEDVQAAYAGGTLDPGTARQWLEAPARGHIKMALTWRLLALRQAQARLFERGAYRPLDPTGDVAERVVAFMRQDDEARHARCIVLATRLGLGAEPALWGDGSVSWPALPDAHLDVHGEPAWLDALTGQRLPIEHVQAEDGSGLWRLRVAEAFALWPLALVVPASLMKAPPDEASP, from the coding sequence ATGGACCCGACCTTGCCGCTGCTGATGGAACTCGGCGACGCGTGTGGCCTTCAGCCCACGTACACCGACTACTGGGGCCACAAGCGCACCCTGGGCGAGCCCGCACTGCGTCACTTCCTGGGCGCGATGGGCTGCGACGGCGGGGATGAGGCGGCCCTGCGCGCCACCCTGGCACAGCACCGGCAGACCCGCGAGGCGCAATCGCTCTCCCCCGTGTGCGTACGGCGCAGGCGGGGCACGCCGGTGCTCGAACTCGGTGAACAAGGCCGTGCGGCCACCACCTGGCAGTTGCAACTGGAGCACGGTGGCTACCAGGCCGGGCCCGTTCAGGACGGGGCCATCCACTGGCCCGAATGGCCGCCCGAGGGCTATCACCGCCTGTCCGTGCACGACGCGGCCGGTGCCATCTTGCTGGAAACCGAGCTGGTACTGTGCCCCCCGCGTGCCTTTGTCCCCGAATCCCTCGACCAGGGCCAGCGGTGGTGGGGCCCGGTGGTGCAGCTCTATGCGCTGCGATCGGAACGGAACTGGGGCATGGGCGACTTCGGCGACCTGCGGCAGCTGATCGACCAGGCTGCCGAGCAGGGTGCCGGCTTCGTTGGCCTCAGCCCGTTGCATGCCCTGTTTCCACACGACCCGAACCGGGCCAGCCCCTACAGCCCCTCGCACCGCGCCACGCTCAACACGCTCTACATCGACGTGGAGGCCGTGCCCGATTTCGAAGCCTGCGAGCAGGCCCGGCTGCAGGTGCGCAGCGCGGCCTTCCAGCGCAAGCTGCACGCCTTGCGTCAGGCCGCACACATCGACCATGCCGGCGTGGCGACCGCCAAGCAGGGCGTGCTGCGCCTGCTGTACGCGCACTTCCGTCGCCATCACCTGGAGCGTGACACGCCCCGCAGTCGGGCCTTCAAGGCCTTTGTCGAACGCGGTGGGCGGCCGCTGTGGCTGCAGGCGCGCTTCGATACGCTGCAGTCCATGGCCCACGGCCGTGATCCGCACGCCTGGGGCTGGATGCAGTGGCCGCCCGAATGGCAGGACGCCGACGGCCCCACGGCCCGCGCCCTGACGGACGAGCACCGCGTGGAGGTCGAGTGGCACCTGTACCTGCAGTGGCTGGCCGACACGCAGCTTGCGCAGGCTGCGCGCCACGCGCGGCAACGGGGCATGCCGCTGGGGCTCTACCTTGATGTGGCCGTCGGTGTGAACGAAGGCGGTGCGGAAACCTGGGGCGACCCGAGCCTGTTTGCCATGGGCGTGCACATCGGCGCACCGCCCGAGGAGTACAACCCCGCGGGCCAGGACTGGGGCCTGCCGCCCATGGTGCCGCAGGCGCTCAAGACACGCGGTCACGCGCCCATCATCGAGATGCTGCGCGCCGTCATGCGGCACGCCGGGGCCTTGCGGCTGGACCATGTGATGGCCCTGAGCCGCCTCTTCTGGGTGCCGCCCGAACAAGGCGCCGCCGCCGGCACCTACATGAGCTACCCGCTCGAAGACCTGCTCGGCCTGCTGGCGCTCGAGAGCCATCGGCACCGCTGTCTGGTCGTCGGCGAAGACCTGGGCACCGTGCCCGACGGATTTCGCGAGCAGCTGGGCGAAGCAGGCGTGCTGTCGTACTGTCCGCTCTACTTTGAGCGGCGGGACGATGGTCAGTTTCGTCCACCCGGCGAGTGGAAGAAGCAGGCCCTGGCCGTGGTCGGCACGCATGACCTGCCGCCGCTGCGCGCCTGGTGGCGGGGTGACGACATCGAGACGCGCGCCCGCCTGAACCTCTTCCCCAGCGATGATCAGCGCCGGCAGCAGGTGATCGGCCGCGCCCATGAGCGCGTGGCCCTCTTGCTGCTGCTCGAAGCCGAAGGCCTGTGGCCGCAGGGCAGCAGCATCAACCCGGCGGGCATCGACGATGGTGACCCGCGCTTCACCGAGGCCGTGTGCACGCTGGTGGGCCGCAGCCAGGCCATGCTGGCGGGCGTGCAGCTGGAAGACATCGTGCAGCAGCTGGAGCAGGTCAACGTGCCCAGCACCACGGAGGAGCAGCATCCCAACTGGCGCGTCAAGCTGCCGGTCACGCTCGAAGACCTTCGTCGGGATGCGCGGTGGCGCGATGTGGCCCAGGCCATGCGTGCGGCCCGCCCCCGGCCCGACTCTCCTGCCCACGCACTCGACGCCCTTCCCTCGCTGGACACGGCTCGCATCCCCCGGGCCACGTACCGGGTGCAGTTCCATGCCGGCATGCGCTTCGAGCAGGCCCGTGAGGCGGTGCCTTACCTGGCACGGCTGGGCATCGGGCACCTCTACGCCTCGCCCTACCTGAAAGCGCGGGCCGGCAGCACCCACGGCTATGACATCACCGACCACCAGGCCCTGAATCCGGAAGTGGGCGATGCAGAGGCGCATGCCGCGCTGTGCGACGTGCTGGCCCGCCACGGCATGGGGCAACTGCTCGACATCGTGCCCAACCACATGGGCGTGCTCGAGGCCGACAACCCCTGGTGGCTCGACGTGCTGGAATGCGGGCCGGCTTCCGTGCATGCCACGGCCTTCGACATCGAATGGGCGCCGCCCGAGCCCGAACTGCACGGCCGGGTGCTGCTGCCCGTGCTGGGTGACCAGTACGGAAAGGTGCTCGAGTCAGGCGAACTGCAAGTGCGGTTCGACCCTGACCACGGCGAGTTCGCGGTGCACTACTACGCCCACCGGTTCCCGGTCGATCCGCGGGACTATCCGACGATCCTCGCCCTTGCCTTGCCGGTGCCCACGGCCGGCAGCGAGGCCACGCTGGCGGCCGTTCAGTCGGCGGTGGACGCGTTTGCGCAGTTGCCCGATCGCAACGATGCCGACCCGGCCTCACGGGCACGGCGGCAGCGCGACAAGGGGCTGCTCAAGCAGCAGTGGGCCACCCACCATGCCGCGCACGATTGGGTGCGGCTGTGGGTCGATGGCGCGCTGCAGGTGCTCAACGGCCGGCCGGGGGACCCGAGCAGTTTCGACGCACTGCATGCGCTGCTGCAGCGACAGGCCTACCGCCTGGCCTTCTGGCGCGTGGCTGGCGACGACGTCAACTACCGGCGCTTCTTCGACGTGAGCACGCTGGCCGCCGTGCGCATGGAAGACGAAGCTGTGTTCGAGGCCACGCACCGCAAGGTCTTCGCCTGGCTGGACGAGGGCCGCATCGACGGCCTGCGCATCGACCATCCTGATGGACTGAGTGATCCGGCTGCCTACTTCCGCCGGCTCCAGGCCCGCCACGCCGCGCAGCAAGTGGCCCGCGACGAGCCTGCCCGCGCGCTGTATGTGGCGGTCGAAAAGATTCTGGCCGAGCACGAACGCATCCCGGCAGACTGGCCCGTGCACGGCGGTACCGGTTATCGCTTCGCCAACGTGGTCAACGGCCTGTTTGTGGACGGCCGACGTGAGGCCGAGATGAACGCGGCCTATGCCAGCTTCATCCGGACCATGCCCGACTTCGACGCCATCCTGCGCGACAGCAAGCGGCTCATCATGGCCACCTCGCTGGCGAGCGACCTGCAGATCGTGACCGAGGCGCTCCACCGCGTGGCGGTGATGGACCGCCGCACCTGCGACTTCACCCGCAAACGCCTGCGCGAGGCGCTCACCGAGGTCGCCATCGGCCACCCGGTCTACCGGACGTACATCGGCGAACCAGGCGTCAGCGCCGTCGACGAGCGCCATGTGGCCTGGGCCTGTGCCGATGCCCGCCGACACAGCACCGCCTCGGAGATAAGCGCCATCGACTTCGTGCAGGACGTGCTGATGCAGGCCCCGCACGAGGCCGATCCCGCACGCAGAGCCGCCATGCTGGCCTTTGTGCGGCGCTGGCAGCAGTTCACCGCACCCGTCATGGCCAAGGCCATGGAGGACACCGCCTTCTACCGCTACCACCGGCTGCTGTCGCTCAACGAGGTGGGCGGTGACCCGCGGCGCTACGGGATGTCGGTGGCGGCCTTCCACGGAGCCAACCTGGCTCGGGTACGACACACGCCGCACGCGATGCTGGCCACCTCCACACACGACAGCAAGCGCTCGGAAGACGTGCGAGCGCGACTCAACGTGCTCTCCGAGATGCCGGACCAATGGGCGGCCGCGCTGGGCCGGTGGCAGACCATGAACCGCGCGCTGGCCGAGCGCATCGACGCGCGCGTAGACCCGCAGGACGAGTACCTGCTGTACCAGACCCTGGTCGGCATCTGGCCCTTCGAGCCGCCAGACCAGGCCGTGCTGGACGGCCTGCGCGAGCGTGTTCAGGCCTACATGCTCAAGGCACTGCGCGAAGCCAAATGCCACACCAGCTGGGTCAACCCCAACCTCGAGCATGAAGGCGATCTGGCCCGTTTCATCGACCGCGTGCTGGGCGCGCTCGAGCCCAACCCGTTCCTCAAAGACCTGCAGGCCTTCGTCACGCCGGTGGCACAGCAGGGCGTGGTCAACAGCCTCAACCAGTTGCTGCTCAAGATGACGGTGCCCGGCGTGCCCGACATCTACCAGGGTTGCGAGACCTGGCAGTTCAACCTCGTCGACCCGGATAACCGTCGCCCGGTGGACTTCCCCGCGATGCAGGCCCTGCTCGAGGACGTCCAGGCCGCCTACGCCGGTGGCACGCTCGACCCCGGCACGGCACGCCAATGGCTCGAGGCCCCCGCACGCGGCCACATCAAGATGGCCTTGACATGGCGGTTGCTTGCCTTGCGACAGGCCCAGGCGCGCCTGTTCGAGCGAGGCGCCTACCGGCCGCTCGATCCCACGGGCGATGTGGCTGAGCGGGTGGTCGCCTTCATGCGGCAGGACGACGAGGCGCGCCACGCCCGCTGCATCGTGCTGGCAACACGACTCGGCCTGGGCGCTGAACCGGCCCTGTGGGGCGATGGCTCGGTCAGCTGGCCTGCCCTGCCCGACGCGCACCTGGATGTGCACGGCGAGCCTGCCTGGCTCGACGCGCTGACCGGTCAACGCCTGCCCATTGAGCATGTTCAGGCGGAAGATGGCTCGGGGCTCTGGCGCCTTCGCGTGGCCGAGGCCTTTGCGCTCTGGCCACTGGCCTTGGTGGTGCCCGCCAGCCTGATGAAGGCTCCGCCTGACGAGGCGAGCCCATGA
- a CDS encoding MlaE family ABC transporter permease, with translation MTTQALRDAWRHNVLSPMAFFGEALLAIAHGLPARWRFRRADFARVLTDSSARALPIVLVVNVLVGAILAFVGAVQLVKFGAGIFVADLVAIAVAREMGAVITAVVMCGRTGAAFASELATMQANEEIDALRVLGLQPVDHLVVPRVLALVIMMPMLYAYGCAAGFFGGFLVGWGMLQLAPQAYLDRSLMVLQGSHLGLGVSKAVAFGVLVALAGCFHGLHAPRHAAGVGLATTRAVVAGIVGVIALDAVFAVCANALGV, from the coding sequence ATGACGACCCAGGCCCTGCGCGATGCCTGGCGGCACAACGTGCTGTCGCCCATGGCTTTCTTCGGCGAGGCTCTGCTGGCCATTGCACACGGGCTGCCCGCACGCTGGCGGTTCCGGCGCGCCGACTTCGCCCGCGTGCTGACCGACAGCAGCGCACGTGCCTTGCCCATCGTCCTCGTGGTCAATGTGCTGGTGGGCGCCATCCTGGCTTTTGTTGGCGCCGTGCAGCTCGTGAAGTTCGGCGCAGGCATCTTCGTGGCCGACCTCGTGGCGATCGCCGTGGCGCGCGAGATGGGCGCCGTCATCACCGCCGTGGTGATGTGCGGCCGCACTGGCGCGGCCTTCGCGTCCGAGCTGGCCACCATGCAGGCCAACGAAGAGATCGATGCGTTGCGCGTGCTCGGCCTTCAGCCGGTGGACCACCTGGTGGTGCCCCGCGTGCTCGCCCTCGTCATCATGATGCCGATGCTGTACGCCTACGGTTGCGCAGCCGGCTTCTTCGGCGGCTTTCTGGTGGGATGGGGCATGCTGCAGCTGGCCCCGCAGGCTTACCTCGACCGCAGCCTGATGGTGCTTCAGGGCAGCCACCTCGGGCTGGGCGTCAGCAAGGCCGTCGCGTTCGGGGTGCTGGTGGCGCTGGCGGGTTGCTTTCACGGCTTGCACGCCCCGCGCCATGCGGCCGGCGTGGGCCTCGCCACCACCCGGGCCGTGGTCGCCGGCATCGTGGGCGTCATCGCACTGGACGCCGTGTTCGCGGTGTGCGCCAACGCGCTGGGGGTCTGA
- a CDS encoding ABC transporter ATP-binding protein translates to MRFGERLIQEHVSFDIQPATIFAIMGGSGCGKSTLLRHMIGLHEPASGHVRYDGMDYWAASEAQRNAVRRQFGVLFQSAALWSSMSVLDNVLLPLEQLTDLPAEEREARAREALGWVGLSDAAQVKPAELSGGMRKRAGLARAIVAQPRLLFLDEPSAGLDPVSSRRLDDLILTLRERTGAAVVLVSHELPSLFAIADDGLFLDADRKRPLARGSPRALREADVPAPVRAFLNREETTKP, encoded by the coding sequence ATGCGGTTTGGCGAACGCCTCATTCAGGAGCACGTCAGTTTCGACATCCAGCCCGCCACCATCTTCGCCATCATGGGCGGCAGCGGATGCGGCAAGAGCACCCTGCTGCGTCACATGATTGGCCTGCACGAGCCTGCATCGGGCCACGTCCGCTATGACGGCATGGACTATTGGGCCGCATCCGAGGCACAGCGCAATGCTGTGCGGCGCCAGTTCGGCGTGCTGTTCCAGAGCGCGGCCCTGTGGTCATCGATGTCCGTGCTCGACAACGTGCTGCTGCCACTCGAACAACTCACCGACCTCCCTGCCGAAGAGCGCGAGGCCCGGGCCCGCGAGGCGCTGGGCTGGGTGGGGCTGAGCGACGCGGCCCAGGTCAAGCCTGCCGAACTCAGCGGCGGCATGCGCAAACGCGCTGGCCTGGCGCGGGCCATCGTGGCGCAGCCCCGCCTGCTGTTTCTGGACGAGCCGTCCGCCGGGCTCGACCCGGTCAGCTCCCGCCGGCTGGACGACCTGATCCTGACGCTGCGCGAGCGAACAGGCGCGGCAGTCGTGCTCGTCAGCCACGAACTGCCGAGCCTGTTCGCCATTGCCGACGACGGCCTGTTTCTGGACGCCGATCGCAAGCGCCCCCTCGCCAGGGGCAGCCCCCGGGCACTGCGCGAGGCCGATGTTCCCGCCCCCGTGCGCGCCTTCCTGAACCGAGAGGAGACCACCAAGCCATGA